Proteins encoded by one window of Nicotiana tabacum cultivar K326 chromosome 10, ASM71507v2, whole genome shotgun sequence:
- the LOC107825384 gene encoding protein LOL1, producing the protein MPVPLAPYPTPPTSFTPPANGTQSQLVCSGCRNLLLYPVGATSVCCAVCNAVTAVPPPGTEMAQLVCGGCHTLLMYIRGATSVQCSCCHTVNLAMEANQVAHVNCGNCRMLLMYQYGARSVKCAVCNFVTAVGVSNSLSIKSLSFYAAANDELVF; encoded by the exons ATGCCAGTTCCTCTTGCCCCATATCCTACACCACCAACGTCATTTACACCGCCTGCTAACG GTACACAGAGCCAGCTCGTGTGCTCTGGATGTAGAAATCTTTTACTCTATCCAGTTGGAGCAACATCTGTCTGCTGTGCAGTTTGCAATGCAGTCACAGCAGTACCACCTCCTG GCACTGAGATGGCTCAGTTGGTTTGCGGAGGCTGCCACACATTACTAATGTACATTCGTGGAGCAACAAGCGTGCAGTGTTCTTGTTGTCACACAGTCAATTTAGCTATGGAAG CAAATCAGGTAGCACATGTGAATTGTGGCAACTGCCGCATGCTGTTGATGTACCAATATGGGGCACGATCAGTGAAATGTGCAGTCTGCAATTTTGTGACAGCGGTAGGGGTAAGTAATTCTCTTAGCATTAAGTCTTTAAGCTTTTATGCTGCAGCCAATGATGAACTAGTATTCTGA
- the LOC107825382 gene encoding ferredoxin C 2, chloroplastic: protein MDLLQPPCSACTSPLLRRLSSLNSVNISLNSVKCRRKTTPKFQTPVAGQNGSSYSPSVPTHKVTVLDRQRGVVHEFLVPEDQYILHTAEAQNIALPFACRHGCCTSCAVRVKSGQLRQPEALGISAELKSKGYALLCVGFPSSDLEVETQDEDEVYWLQFGRYFARGPIERDDYALELAMGDE from the exons ATGGATCTTCTTCAACCTCCTTGTAGCGCTTGCACTTCCCCTCTTCTCCGGCGACTATCTTCTCTCAATTCCGTCAACATCTCTTTGAATTCCGTCAAATGCCGCCGCAAAACTACTCCGAAATTTCAAACTCCCGTCGCCGGCCAAAATGGTAGCAGCTATTCTCCCTCAGTTCCCACACATAAAGTCACCGTTCTCGACCGCCAACGTGGCGTGGTTCACGAATTCCTCGTTCCCGAG GACCAATATATATTGCATACAGCAGAGGCTCAGAACATTGCGCTTCCATTCGCTTGCAGGCATG GATGTTGTACGAGCTGTGCTGTTCGTGTAAAATCAGGGCAACTTAGACAACCGGAGGCACTGGGGATTTCTGCAGAGTTGAAGTCTAAG GGTTATGCACTTCTTTGTGTGGGATTTCCGTCATCTGACCTTGAAGTTGAAACACAGGATGAAGACGAG GTATATTGGCTTCAATTTGGGAGATATTTTGCTCGAGGACCTATT GAGAGAGATGATTATGCATTGGAATTAGCAATGGGAGATGAATAA